From Peromyscus eremicus chromosome 3, PerEre_H2_v1, whole genome shotgun sequence, one genomic window encodes:
- the Ssbp1 gene encoding single-stranded DNA-binding protein, mitochondrial has product MFRRPVLQVFHQFVRHESEVASSLVLERSMNRVQLLGRVGQDPVMRQVEGKNPVTIFSLATNEMWRSGDSEVYQMGDVSQKTTWHRISVFRPGLRDVAYQYVKKGARIFVEGKVDYGEYMDKNNVRRQATTIIADNIIFLSDQIREKA; this is encoded by the exons ATGTTTCGAAGACCTGTGTTACAG GTGTTTCATCAGTTCGTAAGACATGAGTCTGAGGTGGCCAGCAGTTTGGTTCTTGAACGAT CTATGAATCGTGTTCAGTTACTTGGGCGAGTAGGTCAGGACCCTGTCATGAGAcaggtggaaggaaaaaacccAGTCACGATATTTTCTCTGGCAACAAATGAGATGTGGCGATCAGGGGACAGTGAAGTATACCAAATGG GTGACGTCAGTCAAAAGACAACATGGCACAGAATATCCGTGTTTCGACCAGGCCTCAGAGATGTGGCGTATCAGTATGTGAAAAAAGG GGCTCGCATATTTGTGGAAGGGAAAGTGGACTATGGTGAATACATGGATAAGAATAATGTGAGGCGGCAAGCAACCACAATCATAGCTG